The following are encoded in a window of Brevibacillus sp. DP1.3A genomic DNA:
- a CDS encoding glutathione ABC transporter substrate-binding protein yields the protein MKKQKMLGSMLAGILSVGLVLTGCSSGTEQGAAGTPAAKEAPATDQTLVIARQSDANNLDPHFISAINAASVVHHKVYEGLVQRDDNMAFKPMLATEWKQLDDVTWEFKLRQGVNFHDGTPFNAEAVKATFARVLDEKVASPRATQFKMVSEVKVVDDYTVHFKLAYPYSPLLSILANHEGSIISPKAIEQYGKELSKHPVGTGPFVFESWTPGQEIVLVKNDNYWGEKVKFKKAVFKVVPEDTTRVAMVETGEAHIAEPLPVTEIDRVSNSPHMSLYRTEGLGTDFIGFNTKKKPFDDARVRQAINYAIETDAIIKGVYNDVGTKANSAMSPKVLGYDEALKGYEFDPNKAKALLKEAGYPDGFKTTLWTGDRKERINAAEVIQSQLKGIGIEVEVKVLEYGAYLDAEDNGETELFISGWGNATGDADYNQYNLFHSSSLGKGGNTTFYVNKEVDKLIEEGRREQDTEKRKQIYAKALEIEKQEAPIVPIRNLEHVAAVAKNIKGFWISPSGYMMINGITIE from the coding sequence ATGAAAAAACAGAAGATGCTAGGTTCAATGCTGGCAGGTATCCTGAGCGTTGGCCTCGTGCTTACAGGCTGTTCATCAGGTACAGAGCAAGGTGCGGCAGGGACTCCGGCTGCAAAGGAAGCTCCCGCAACAGATCAGACGCTGGTGATTGCACGTCAGTCTGACGCAAATAATCTAGACCCGCACTTTATTTCAGCGATCAATGCAGCGAGTGTGGTCCATCACAAAGTGTACGAAGGTCTCGTCCAGCGAGATGATAACATGGCGTTCAAACCGATGCTCGCCACGGAATGGAAGCAGTTGGATGATGTCACCTGGGAGTTCAAGCTGCGTCAGGGAGTCAACTTCCACGATGGTACGCCGTTTAACGCCGAGGCGGTGAAAGCAACATTCGCACGCGTCCTCGATGAAAAGGTCGCCTCTCCACGTGCGACTCAGTTCAAGATGGTATCGGAAGTCAAGGTAGTGGATGATTACACCGTTCATTTCAAGCTAGCCTACCCGTATTCCCCATTGCTGTCGATCCTCGCCAACCACGAAGGCAGCATCATTAGTCCAAAAGCAATTGAGCAATACGGCAAGGAGCTGAGCAAACATCCCGTCGGTACAGGGCCGTTCGTATTCGAATCGTGGACACCTGGCCAAGAGATCGTACTCGTGAAAAATGACAACTACTGGGGAGAAAAGGTAAAATTCAAGAAGGCCGTCTTCAAAGTCGTGCCAGAGGACACGACACGCGTAGCCATGGTAGAGACGGGAGAGGCGCACATCGCTGAACCATTGCCGGTGACAGAAATAGACCGCGTCAGTAATTCCCCTCATATGAGCTTGTATCGGACAGAGGGCTTAGGGACAGATTTCATCGGGTTCAATACCAAGAAAAAACCGTTTGACGACGCCCGTGTTCGCCAGGCGATCAACTATGCGATTGAGACCGATGCGATCATCAAAGGTGTGTACAACGATGTCGGAACGAAAGCGAATTCCGCAATGAGTCCGAAGGTTCTTGGATACGATGAGGCGTTAAAAGGATACGAGTTCGATCCGAACAAGGCGAAGGCTCTGTTGAAAGAAGCAGGCTATCCGGACGGCTTCAAGACAACCTTGTGGACAGGCGATCGCAAGGAACGGATTAATGCAGCGGAAGTAATCCAGTCCCAATTAAAGGGAATCGGCATTGAAGTAGAGGTAAAAGTGCTTGAGTATGGAGCCTATTTAGATGCTGAAGACAACGGTGAAACAGAGCTGTTCATCAGCGGCTGGGGCAATGCCACTGGTGACGCTGACTACAACCAGTACAATCTGTTCCACTCCAGCTCTTTGGGCAAAGGTGGAAACACAACGTTCTACGTGAATAAAGAAGTGGACAAGCTGATCGAAGAGGGGCGCCGCGAGCAGGATACGGAAAAGCGCAAGCAAATCTATGCAAAGGCGCTAGAGA
- a CDS encoding glutathione ABC transporter substrate-binding protein, producing MKKTRFFQTLLAMTVVVSTALAGCSQAPEAGGSTNSSGQTNAFAPAGKEGGTLVIARLSDANNLDPHFLTQINSAAIIHHKVYEGLVRMDKESKYVGSLASEWKQLDDVTWEFKLRSGVTFHDGTPFNAEAVKKTIARVQDPAVGSNRANLFEAIKEVKVVDDTTVQFILHYPYAPLLSVLASAEGGILSPKAIEQYGKELTKHPTGTGPYKFESWTPGQEVVLVKNDSYWGDKPNLDKVVFKTVPEDTTRLAMVETGEANVAEQLPVTEVDRVKNSPSMTLGRYPAFASDHIGINNSKKPFDDVRVRQAIAHAIDKKTIIQGVYNDVGTVAHSSITPSMVGYSPNVKDLPYDLEKSKKLLAEAGYANGFKATIYLNDNKARVSLAEVLQQQLKQINIDLEVKVLEFGAYIEAANKGETELFLSGWGNATGDADYNQYNLFHTKSQGAAGNHAFYSNPEVDKLIDEGRKEKDEEKRKQIYEKAQQIEMDEAAMVPYRFSENLAAIQKGVEGVWISPAGHIEIDDVTLP from the coding sequence ATGAAAAAGACGCGCTTTTTCCAGACGCTGCTTGCCATGACCGTTGTGGTGTCTACAGCGTTGGCAGGCTGCTCACAAGCACCTGAAGCAGGAGGGAGTACCAATTCTTCAGGGCAAACCAATGCTTTTGCACCAGCTGGCAAAGAAGGCGGGACACTCGTCATCGCCCGCTTGTCTGATGCGAACAACCTTGACCCACATTTTCTAACACAAATCAATTCCGCTGCCATCATTCATCACAAGGTATACGAGGGTCTTGTTCGGATGGACAAAGAAAGCAAATATGTAGGCTCACTCGCTTCTGAATGGAAGCAGCTCGATGACGTGACATGGGAATTCAAGCTTCGCTCCGGTGTGACGTTCCACGATGGCACGCCATTCAATGCGGAAGCTGTGAAAAAGACGATTGCTCGTGTCCAAGACCCGGCAGTAGGCTCTAACCGCGCCAATTTGTTTGAAGCAATCAAAGAAGTAAAGGTCGTGGATGATACAACGGTTCAATTCATCCTGCACTATCCATACGCACCACTCCTGTCCGTGCTCGCCAGTGCAGAGGGTGGAATTTTGTCACCAAAAGCGATCGAACAGTATGGAAAAGAATTGACCAAGCATCCAACGGGAACAGGCCCTTACAAATTCGAATCATGGACACCTGGTCAAGAAGTCGTCCTGGTGAAAAACGATAGCTATTGGGGCGACAAACCGAATCTGGACAAAGTCGTCTTCAAGACCGTTCCAGAGGATACGACCAGACTCGCGATGGTCGAGACAGGAGAAGCGAATGTAGCTGAGCAATTGCCAGTGACAGAAGTCGATCGGGTGAAAAATTCTCCGAGTATGACACTTGGTCGTTACCCTGCTTTCGCTAGCGATCATATCGGGATTAACAACTCGAAGAAGCCATTCGATGATGTGCGCGTTCGTCAAGCGATTGCACATGCGATCGATAAGAAGACCATCATTCAAGGGGTCTACAACGATGTCGGTACGGTTGCTCATTCTTCCATTACCCCGTCCATGGTTGGGTACAGCCCGAATGTAAAAGACTTGCCTTACGATCTGGAAAAATCCAAAAAACTGTTGGCAGAAGCTGGATACGCGAACGGCTTCAAAGCAACTATTTACTTAAATGATAACAAGGCACGAGTTAGCTTGGCAGAGGTGTTGCAGCAACAGCTGAAACAAATCAATATCGATTTGGAAGTGAAAGTGCTAGAGTTCGGAGCTTATATTGAAGCAGCCAACAAAGGCGAAACAGAATTGTTCCTCAGTGGTTGGGGCAATGCCACAGGCGATGCAGACTACAACCAATACAACCTGTTCCACACGAAGTCGCAAGGAGCAGCCGGCAACCATGCTTTCTACAGCAATCCGGAAGTGGACAAGCTGATCGATGAGGGCCGCAAAGAGAAAGACGAAGAAAAACGGAAGCAAATCTACGAAAAAGCACAGCAAATCGAAATGGACGAAGCCGCAATGGTACCATACCGCTTCTCAGAAAACCTCGCAGCGATCCAAAAAGGTGTAGAGGGAGTTTGGATCAGCCCAGCAGGACACATTGAGATCGACGATGTAACATTGCCATAA